A single window of uncultured Methanospirillum sp. DNA harbors:
- the thiE gene encoding thiamine phosphate synthase, with protein sequence MSYDLYVVTDEKLSRGLSHAAIAKQAVEGGADVIQLRDKNLQGKEFFEAACTIRTITARAGALFIINDRLDIALACRADGVHIGQHDIPLSAIRPLTPHPFIIGVSVSSLQEAMIAEKGGADYVAVSPVFSTGSKDDAGPGLGLMLVREISDAVSIPVIGIGGIHIDNAGDVFNAGAVGVAVISAIVSQDDIILAAKAFKSKIREFRP encoded by the coding sequence ATGAGTTACGACCTGTACGTGGTAACTGACGAGAAACTCTCCCGGGGATTGAGCCATGCTGCTATTGCCAAACAGGCAGTGGAAGGGGGGGCCGATGTCATTCAATTGCGGGACAAAAACCTCCAGGGGAAGGAGTTCTTCGAAGCAGCATGTACTATCAGGACGATAACTGCCAGAGCAGGTGCCCTCTTCATCATCAACGACCGGCTCGATATTGCACTTGCCTGCAGGGCAGACGGGGTACATATCGGGCAGCATGATATCCCGCTCTCAGCGATCCGCCCGCTTACTCCGCACCCGTTCATCATCGGTGTATCGGTATCATCACTGCAGGAGGCGATGATCGCTGAGAAAGGTGGGGCTGATTATGTTGCCGTCAGTCCGGTCTTCTCCACCGGCTCAAAAGATGATGCAGGACCAGGACTTGGGCTCATGCTGGTCAGGGAGATATCTGACGCTGTCTCTATCCCGGTCATCGGGATTGGCGGGATTCATATCGATAACGCAGGCGACGTATTCAACGCAGGTGCTGTGGGCGTTGCGGTTATTTCAGCGATTGTAAGTCAGGATGATATCATCCTGGCTGCAAAGGCATTTAAATCAAAGATCAGGGAGTTCAGACCCTGA
- the thiM gene encoding hydroxyethylthiazole kinase — protein sequence MSETQYSKIFATARTQTPLIHHITNYVTVNDCANITLCAGGAPVMAHAPEEVEEMVQYAGALVLNIGTLDHAQIESMLLVGKAAAKKDIPIILDPVGAGATTLRTNAARRLMTELPISVLKGNAGEIGVLAGVDAKVRGVDSAGISGDPVSITEEYAGRSGMTVVMSGETDIVSDGNQVFLVENGHPLMGAISGTGCMAASVTGVFAASEKDLVTSSAAALAAFGLAGERAAALARGPGSFKVALFDALATLTPDDLAEGARIKRV from the coding sequence ATGTCAGAGACCCAGTACTCAAAAATATTCGCTACAGCCCGGACCCAGACCCCCCTCATTCATCATATCACAAACTACGTCACCGTGAATGACTGTGCAAACATCACTCTCTGTGCAGGAGGTGCACCGGTGATGGCACACGCGCCAGAGGAGGTCGAGGAGATGGTGCAGTATGCGGGAGCCCTGGTCCTCAACATTGGAACGCTTGATCATGCACAGATTGAGTCAATGCTCCTCGTAGGAAAGGCAGCAGCAAAGAAGGATATTCCGATCATTCTTGACCCGGTCGGTGCCGGGGCAACAACCCTTCGTACCAACGCTGCAAGGAGACTGATGACCGAACTACCAATCTCGGTCCTGAAAGGAAATGCAGGCGAGATCGGGGTGCTCGCCGGGGTGGATGCAAAGGTCAGGGGGGTTGACTCGGCAGGAATTTCCGGGGACCCGGTCTCAATCACAGAGGAGTATGCAGGCCGGTCAGGTATGACCGTGGTCATGAGCGGAGAGACTGATATCGTCAGTGACGGAAACCAGGTCTTCCTGGTAGAGAACGGCCATCCATTGATGGGGGCTATCTCCGGGACAGGATGTATGGCTGCTTCGGTGACCGGAGTATTTGCTGCATCAGAGAAGGATCTGGTAACCAGTTCTGCTGCAGCACTAGCCGCATTCGGACTCGCAGGTGAGCGGGCGGCAGCCCTGGCAAGGGGTCCGGGCTCATTCAAGGTTGCACTCTTTGATGCACTTGCAACCCTCACTCCTGATGACCTCGCAGAAGGGGCACGGATCAAAAGAGTATGA
- a CDS encoding HEPN domain-containing protein, which translates to MKAEQWFNRADHELAVAQELLNAGSLLWAVSYAHRALEYTLEGLIVWRTGERPERGTPLCDLHHAVRSYIPETLNQPITDLADISRIAWQSNLSAEDITFLTENHAQTLIDKSSSVLSWVGNEWEKEQSMHSGEGTS; encoded by the coding sequence ATGAAAGCAGAACAGTGGTTTAATCGTGCTGATCATGAACTTGCAGTTGCACAGGAACTTCTGAACGCAGGTTCACTCCTCTGGGCTGTTAGTTATGCCCACCGTGCTCTTGAATACACTCTTGAAGGACTGATTGTATGGAGGACAGGAGAGAGGCCTGAACGTGGCACCCCTCTCTGTGACCTGCATCATGCAGTGCGATCGTACATCCCTGAAACATTGAATCAGCCGATCACCGATCTCGCTGATATCTCCCGGATTGCATGGCAGTCTAATCTTTCAGCAGAAGATATTACGTTCCTCACCGAGAACCATGCCCAGACTCTGATTGATAAATCAAGTTCTGTTCTCTCCTGGGTTGGGAATGAATGGGAGAAGGAGCAGTCAATGCATTCTGGCGAAGGTACCTCCTGA
- a CDS encoding RsmD family RNA methyltransferase, whose product MLFSPALQEIIPEPLHPLVPERFEVIGDIAIISIPDELSPYQQAMAGSLIAQRHSITTVLKRVSKRTGACRVAEFEPIIGTKTRTIYREFGFRYRVDLSHAFFTSRLSGERRRISVMVQPSEIVLVPFAGVGPFAIQAASRGAQVIAVEINPEACRLLKENSRLNRVEDRITVICGDASMAGRMLRIRADRAILPTPYGLEEAFKPLAQMVKAGGIIHYYTFDTHNGAQDRARRFRDCGFQVERLHRCGNVAPSVSRWVFDLRSEEEPGSGN is encoded by the coding sequence GTGTTGTTTTCACCGGCATTACAGGAGATCATTCCTGAACCTCTCCACCCCCTAGTACCTGAACGGTTTGAGGTAATCGGGGATATCGCGATCATTTCTATCCCTGATGAACTATCCCCGTATCAGCAGGCTATGGCCGGTTCACTGATTGCACAGCGGCATAGTATCACCACCGTACTGAAACGGGTCTCGAAACGGACCGGAGCCTGCAGGGTGGCAGAGTTTGAGCCGATTATTGGTACAAAGACCAGAACAATATACAGGGAGTTTGGATTCAGGTACCGGGTGGATCTCTCCCACGCCTTCTTCACAAGCAGGCTTTCCGGGGAACGAAGGCGGATATCTGTCATGGTCCAGCCTAGTGAGATCGTGTTGGTTCCTTTCGCTGGAGTCGGGCCGTTTGCAATTCAGGCAGCATCTCGAGGGGCACAGGTCATCGCAGTCGAGATAAATCCTGAAGCCTGTCGCCTTCTTAAAGAGAATTCCAGACTGAACAGGGTAGAAGACCGAATCACCGTGATCTGCGGCGATGCCTCGATGGCGGGAAGAATGCTCAGGATCAGGGCAGACCGGGCGATCCTCCCCACCCCCTACGGTTTAGAAGAAGCCTTCAAACCGCTTGCACAGATGGTTAAGGCAGGCGGAATTATCCATTATTATACGTTTGATACCCACAACGGCGCTCAGGATCGTGCCCGGAGATTCAGAGACTGTGGATTTCAGGTTGAACGTCTTCACCGGTGTGGTAATGTTGCCCCTTCAGTCAGCAGATGGGTGTTTGATCTGAGGTCTGAAGAAGAGCCCGGATCCGGGAACTGA